A genomic stretch from Bifidobacteriaceae bacterium includes:
- a CDS encoding histidine kinase produces MERVADKAIVLALCLVAANGWPMVGWTVVAGLAACLLAILGELRAPRDRFAAALDVAFCLGALMWPPLAAWCALPAYDLARRGSGWWAVGIVPVVGTVGRVNWTVWGPCAVFIVIAVVLAGRTGRAEARLERYRRLRDELSEASHRMRRANRDLAAREESNLRLATLDERARIAREIHDTTGHLLTRSLLQVEALRVSEPELAAKLAPLGQTLDSALDAVRSAVHDLRDAALDLGTRLETLADGTELRLAVDYDAGELPGEVAQCFWAVAQEAVANTLRHSDATELRLAVVAHPGIYQLVAQDNGTRPGSGPAGRGMGLATMEERARALGGVFATSHQGGFRVFVSIPRAAPTANPGI; encoded by the coding sequence GTGGAGCGCGTGGCGGACAAGGCTATTGTGCTGGCGCTCTGCCTGGTCGCGGCCAACGGTTGGCCCATGGTCGGCTGGACGGTCGTGGCCGGGCTGGCGGCCTGCCTCTTGGCGATCCTGGGCGAGCTCCGCGCGCCCAGGGACCGGTTCGCGGCCGCGTTGGACGTGGCGTTCTGCCTGGGTGCGCTGATGTGGCCGCCGTTGGCGGCCTGGTGCGCCCTGCCCGCGTATGACCTGGCGCGACGGGGGAGCGGGTGGTGGGCGGTCGGCATCGTGCCCGTGGTTGGGACTGTGGGACGCGTGAACTGGACGGTTTGGGGGCCGTGCGCCGTGTTCATAGTGATCGCGGTGGTGTTGGCGGGGCGGACCGGGCGGGCGGAGGCGCGGCTGGAGCGCTACCGGCGGCTGCGGGACGAGCTTTCCGAGGCGAGCCACCGGATGCGGCGGGCCAACCGCGACTTGGCCGCGCGCGAGGAGTCCAACCTTCGTCTGGCGACCCTGGACGAACGCGCCCGGATCGCCCGTGAAATCCACGACACCACGGGCCACTTGCTGACCCGCTCGTTGCTGCAGGTCGAGGCGCTGCGGGTGAGCGAGCCGGAACTGGCCGCCAAACTGGCGCCGCTGGGCCAAACGCTTGACAGCGCGCTGGACGCGGTGCGGTCGGCCGTCCACGACCTGCGGGACGCGGCGCTCGACCTGGGAACGCGGCTGGAGACGCTGGCGGACGGCACCGAACTGCGGCTGGCCGTGGACTATGACGCGGGCGAACTGCCGGGCGAGGTGGCGCAATGCTTCTGGGCCGTGGCCCAGGAGGCGGTCGCCAACACCCTGAGGCATTCGGACGCGACCGAACTGAGGCTCGCGGTGGTGGCCCACCCGGGCATTTACCAATTGGTGGCGCAGGACAACGGCACGCGCCCTGGCTCCGGACCGGCCGGGCGGGGGATGGGGCTGGCCACCATGGAGGAGCGTGCCCGCGCCCTGGGAGGCGTGTTCGCGACCTCCCACCAGGGCGGATTCCGCGTCTTCGTGTCCATCCCGCGCGCCGCCCCGACCGCCAACCCCGGGATTTGA
- a CDS encoding ABC transporter ATP-binding protein: MDVVEVTGLVKRYKELVALDHFDLKIAQGEIFGLLGPNGSGKTTVINSILQLLTVDAGTVELFGEPMSPTRYDLKRRIGMVPQQVAVLPELTAWENVDYFCSLYVSDKRERADLVAQAIEFVGLGDFVKFRPKKLSGGLLRRLNIACGIAHRPELIFFDEPTVAVDPQSRNSILEGIQRLNREGATVVYTSHYMEEVEQLCTRIMVMDAGRSVASGTTAELKAMVGLGERIEIELIEPADQVLDAVRALPQVQRAAMAGATLKVACARGDHNLTRVVEALTRAGVGFGRVYSEPPTLNDVFLEITGKELRD; this comes from the coding sequence ATGGACGTTGTCGAGGTAACCGGGCTGGTCAAACGGTACAAAGAACTGGTCGCCCTGGACCATTTCGACCTCAAGATAGCCCAGGGCGAGATCTTCGGCCTGCTTGGGCCGAACGGCTCCGGCAAGACCACGGTCATCAACTCGATCCTCCAACTGTTGACGGTGGACGCGGGAACCGTGGAGCTTTTCGGGGAGCCGATGTCCCCCACCCGCTACGACCTCAAGCGGCGGATAGGCATGGTCCCCCAGCAGGTGGCCGTGCTGCCCGAATTGACCGCGTGGGAGAACGTCGACTACTTCTGCTCGCTTTACGTTTCCGACAAACGCGAACGCGCCGACCTGGTGGCCCAGGCGATCGAGTTCGTCGGCTTGGGCGACTTCGTCAAGTTCCGCCCCAAGAAGCTGTCCGGCGGGCTGCTGCGGCGCCTCAACATTGCCTGCGGGATAGCCCACCGGCCGGAGTTGATCTTCTTCGACGAGCCGACCGTGGCGGTGGATCCGCAGAGCCGCAACTCCATCTTGGAGGGCATCCAGCGGCTCAACCGCGAGGGCGCGACGGTTGTGTACACCAGCCACTACATGGAAGAGGTCGAGCAGCTCTGCACGCGCATCATGGTCATGGACGCGGGCCGGTCTGTGGCGAGCGGCACAACCGCGGAGCTCAAGGCGATGGTGGGGCTGGGGGAGCGAATCGAGATCGAACTGATCGAACCGGCCGACCAAGTCCTGGACGCGGTTCGCGCCCTCCCCCAGGTTCAGCGGGCGGCCATGGCCGGGGCGACCCTCAAGGTCGCCTGCGCGCGCGGGGACCACAACCTGACCCGGGTGGTGGAGGCGCTCACACGGGCGGGGGTCGGCTTTGGCCGCGTCTACTCCGAGCCCCCCACCCTGAACGACGTGTTCCTTGAGATCACAGGCAAGGAGCTAAGGGACTGA